One region of Pseudomonas sp. B21-040 genomic DNA includes:
- a CDS encoding isovaleryl-CoA dehydrogenase, producing MSYPSLNFALGETIDMLRDQVQSFVAKEIAPRAAQIDIDNLFPADLWRKFGDMGLLGVTVPEEYGGAGLGYLAHVVIMEEISRGSASVALSYGAHSNLCVNQINRNGNHEQKSKYLPKLISGEHIGALAMSEPNAGSDVVSMKLRADKRGDKYVLNGSKTWITNGPDANTYVIYAKTDLEKGPHGITAFIVERDWKGFSRSNKFDKLGMRGSNTCELFFDDVEVPEENILGVLNGGVKVLMSGLDYERVVLSGGPTGIMQACMDLIVPYIHDRKQFGQSIGEFQLIQGKVADMYTQLNASRAYLYAVAQACERGETTRKDAAGVILYSAERATQMALDAIQILGGNGYINEFPAGRLLRDAKLYEIGAGTSEIRRMLIGRELFNETR from the coding sequence ATGAGCTACCCATCCCTGAATTTTGCCCTCGGTGAAACCATCGACATGTTGCGCGATCAGGTTCAGTCCTTCGTCGCCAAAGAGATCGCCCCGCGCGCTGCTCAGATCGACATCGACAACCTGTTCCCCGCTGACCTGTGGCGCAAATTCGGCGACATGGGCCTGCTCGGCGTCACCGTGCCAGAGGAGTACGGCGGCGCTGGCCTGGGTTACCTGGCCCATGTGGTGATCATGGAAGAAATCAGCCGCGGCTCGGCGTCGGTCGCCTTGTCCTACGGCGCCCACTCCAACCTCTGCGTCAACCAGATCAACCGCAACGGCAACCACGAGCAAAAATCCAAGTACCTGCCGAAGCTGATCAGCGGCGAGCACATCGGCGCCCTGGCCATGAGCGAGCCGAATGCCGGTTCCGACGTGGTCTCGATGAAACTGCGCGCTGACAAACGTGGCGACAAGTACGTGCTCAATGGCAGCAAGACCTGGATCACCAACGGTCCTGACGCCAACACCTACGTGATCTACGCCAAGACCGACCTGGAAAAAGGCCCGCACGGCATCACCGCGTTCATCGTCGAGCGCGACTGGAAAGGCTTCAGCCGCAGCAACAAGTTCGACAAGCTCGGCATGCGCGGCTCGAACACCTGCGAACTGTTTTTCGATGACGTCGAAGTGCCGGAAGAAAACATCCTCGGCGTGCTCAACGGCGGCGTGAAAGTATTGATGAGCGGCCTCGACTACGAACGCGTCGTCCTTTCGGGTGGCCCGACCGGCATCATGCAGGCCTGTATGGACCTGATCGTTCCGTACATCCACGACCGCAAGCAGTTCGGCCAAAGCATCGGCGAATTCCAGCTGATCCAGGGCAAAGTTGCCGACATGTACACCCAACTCAACGCCAGTCGCGCCTATCTGTACGCCGTGGCCCAGGCTTGCGAACGTGGCGAAACCACGCGCAAGGACGCTGCCGGTGTGATCCTCTACAGCGCCGAACGCGCCACGCAAATGGCCCTCGACGCGATCCAGATTCTGGGCGGCAACGGTTACATCAATGAATTCCCGGCAGGTCGTCTGCTGCGTGACGCCAAGCTGTACGAAATCGGCGCCGGTACCAGTGAGATCCGTCGCATGCTCATCGGTCGCGAACTGTTCAACGAAACCCGCTAA
- a CDS encoding gamma-carboxygeranoyl-CoA hydratase, which translates to MSDFNTLELLTDPRGFATLWLSREEKNNAFNAEMIRELILALDTVASDTSLRFLLVRGRGKHFSAGADLAWMQQSAELDYNTNLDDARELAELMYNLAKLKIPTVAVVQGAAFGGALGLISCCDMAIGADDAQFCLSEVRIGLAPAVISPFVVQAIGERATRRYALTAERFGGQRAREIGLLSESYPATELEQKVDQWIDNLLLNSPAAMRASKDLLREVSHGELTPALRRYTENAIARIRVSPEGQEGLRAFLQKRPPSWQAPTTKEPR; encoded by the coding sequence ATGAGCGACTTCAATACCCTCGAACTGCTGACCGACCCACGGGGTTTCGCCACCCTGTGGCTCAGCCGCGAAGAAAAGAACAACGCGTTCAACGCTGAAATGATCCGCGAACTGATCCTCGCGCTGGATACCGTGGCCAGCGACACCAGCCTGCGCTTTTTGCTGGTGCGCGGGCGCGGCAAGCATTTCAGCGCCGGCGCAGACCTGGCGTGGATGCAGCAGTCGGCCGAGCTCGATTACAACACCAACCTCGACGACGCCCGGGAACTGGCGGAATTGATGTACAACCTCGCCAAGTTGAAAATCCCGACAGTGGCCGTGGTGCAAGGCGCGGCATTCGGCGGTGCACTGGGCCTGATCAGTTGCTGCGACATGGCCATTGGCGCCGATGACGCGCAGTTCTGCCTGTCGGAAGTGCGCATCGGCCTGGCGCCGGCGGTCATCAGCCCGTTCGTGGTGCAAGCCATTGGCGAACGCGCGACACGCCGTTATGCCCTGACTGCCGAACGTTTCGGCGGGCAACGGGCGCGGGAAATCGGCTTGTTGTCGGAGAGCTATCCGGCCACTGAGCTGGAGCAAAAGGTCGATCAGTGGATCGACAACCTGCTACTCAACAGCCCGGCCGCCATGCGCGCCAGCAAGGATCTGCTGCGCGAAGTCAGTCACGGCGAATTGACTCCGGCACTGCGCCGCTACACCGAAAATGCCATCGCCCGCATCCGCGTCAGCCCTGAAGGTCAGGAAGGCCTGCGCGCTTTTCTGCAAAAACGTCCGCCGAGCTGGCAAGCCCCCACCACGAAGGAGCCGCGTTGA
- a CDS encoding carboxyl transferase domain-containing protein produces MAILHTQLNPRSAEFAANSAAMLKQVDALHTLLAQVQQGGGPKAQERHTSRGKLLPRERINRLLDPGSPFLEISQLAAYEVYGEDVPAAGVIAGIGRVEGVECMIVANDATVKGGSYYPLTVKKHLRAQTIAQQNRLPCIYLVDSGGANLPRQDEVFPDREHFGRIFFNQANMSAMGIPQIAVVMGSCTAGGAYVPAMADEAIMVRQQATIFLAGPPLVKAATGEVVSAEDLGGADVHCKISGVADHYAESDEHALAIARRSVANLNWRKLGELQQRAPIAPLYSNDELYGVVSADAKQPFDVREVIARLVDGSVFDEFKALFGTTLVCGFAHLHGYPIAILANNGILFAEAAQKGAHFIELACQRGIPLLFLQNITGFMVGQKYEAGGIAKHGAKLVTAVACAKVPKFTVIIGGSFGAGNYGMCGRAYDPRFLWMWPNARIGVMGAEQAAGVLVQVKREQAERSGHGFSAEQEAEIKQPILDQYEEQGHPYYSSARLWDDGVIDPAQTRDVLALALSASLNAPIEPSRFGVFRM; encoded by the coding sequence ATGGCTATCCTGCATACCCAGCTCAACCCCCGTTCGGCGGAATTCGCGGCCAACAGCGCGGCGATGCTCAAACAGGTCGACGCCCTGCACACCCTGCTCGCCCAAGTGCAGCAAGGTGGCGGCCCGAAGGCACAAGAACGCCACACTTCGCGAGGCAAGTTGCTGCCCCGCGAGCGGATCAACCGCCTGCTCGATCCGGGCTCGCCGTTTCTTGAGATCAGCCAGCTGGCGGCCTACGAGGTGTACGGTGAAGACGTTCCAGCCGCTGGCGTGATCGCCGGGATCGGCCGCGTGGAAGGCGTCGAGTGCATGATCGTCGCCAACGATGCCACGGTGAAAGGCGGCTCTTACTACCCGCTGACCGTGAAAAAACACCTGCGCGCCCAAACCATCGCCCAGCAGAATCGCCTGCCGTGCATCTATCTGGTGGACTCTGGCGGCGCCAATTTGCCGCGCCAGGATGAAGTGTTCCCGGATCGCGAGCACTTCGGACGAATCTTCTTCAACCAGGCCAACATGAGCGCCATGGGCATTCCGCAAATTGCGGTGGTCATGGGCTCCTGCACCGCCGGTGGCGCGTATGTGCCAGCGATGGCTGACGAAGCGATCATGGTTCGTCAGCAGGCGACGATTTTCCTCGCCGGCCCACCGCTGGTGAAAGCCGCGACCGGTGAAGTGGTCAGCGCCGAAGACCTTGGCGGGGCCGATGTGCATTGCAAGATTTCCGGGGTGGCCGACCACTACGCCGAGAGCGATGAACACGCCCTGGCCATTGCCCGACGCAGTGTCGCCAACCTCAACTGGCGCAAACTCGGCGAACTGCAACAACGTGCGCCGATTGCTCCGCTGTACAGCAACGACGAGCTGTACGGCGTGGTGTCGGCGGACGCCAAGCAACCGTTCGATGTACGCGAAGTCATTGCGCGCCTGGTCGACGGTTCGGTGTTTGACGAATTCAAGGCACTGTTCGGGACCACACTGGTCTGCGGCTTTGCCCACTTGCACGGTTACCCGATCGCGATTCTCGCCAACAACGGCATCCTGTTCGCCGAAGCCGCGCAGAAAGGCGCGCACTTCATCGAACTGGCCTGTCAGCGCGGCATTCCGTTGCTGTTCCTGCAAAACATTACCGGGTTCATGGTCGGCCAGAAATACGAGGCCGGTGGCATCGCCAAGCATGGCGCGAAACTGGTGACCGCTGTGGCGTGCGCCAAAGTGCCGAAATTCACCGTGATCATTGGCGGCAGTTTTGGTGCCGGCAACTACGGCATGTGCGGGCGAGCCTACGACCCGCGCTTCCTGTGGATGTGGCCGAACGCTCGCATCGGCGTGATGGGCGCCGAGCAAGCCGCCGGGGTGTTGGTGCAGGTCAAACGCGAGCAGGCCGAGCGCAGTGGCCATGGTTTCAGCGCCGAGCAGGAAGCCGAGATCAAGCAACCAATCCTCGATCAATATGAAGAACAGGGTCACCCCTACTACTCCAGCGCACGGCTGTGGGACGACGGTGTCATCGACCCGGCGCAGACCCGCGATGTGCTGGCCCTGGCCTTGTCCGCGTCGTTGAACGCGCCTATCGAACCGAGCCGCTTCGGCGTGTTCCGGATGTGA
- a CDS encoding DUF6124 family protein gives MTLPSNDLPDMQIDTTLTSPKGSAAAQRALDYYLKPTVSEAATVERFFDVNPGISAEEALVHASDLLRCAAATAHESASNLHGASRDLAFSTVHMIDMAKAMIDRSLQAHQNV, from the coding sequence ATGACGTTACCCAGCAACGACCTGCCAGACATGCAAATCGATACCACCCTGACCTCGCCAAAAGGCAGTGCTGCCGCGCAACGAGCATTGGATTACTACTTGAAACCAACTGTGTCCGAAGCCGCGACGGTCGAGCGTTTCTTTGATGTGAACCCGGGTATCAGTGCTGAAGAAGCACTGGTTCATGCCTCGGATTTGTTGCGATGCGCTGCGGCGACTGCACACGAGTCCGCCAGTAACCTGCACGGTGCAAGCCGCGACCTGGCGTTTTCGACGGTGCACATGATCGACATGGCCAAGGCGATGATCGATCGGTCATTGCAAGCGCATCAGAACGTGTGA
- a CDS encoding LexA family transcriptional regulator — MDKWIELVKAKMSELKVTQEVLADRLGMSQGGVGHWLNKRRSPSIEDMNRVLRALGMDFLEVAMVIREVLQDDEPCLTHKYNPYFRYPVSDWREPAQVRDGELSVYGKPRFELTDYHAQGAAFWLEVVGDAMTAPTGISIAEGMMILVDPAIVPEPGKLVIAQWSDSTEATFRKLIEEGGQRYLVPLNPTYPKALFTEECRILGVVVQATAKF; from the coding sequence ATGGATAAATGGATTGAGTTGGTCAAAGCCAAGATGAGTGAGCTCAAAGTCACTCAAGAGGTACTCGCCGACCGCCTCGGGATGTCCCAGGGTGGCGTGGGTCACTGGCTGAATAAACGCCGTTCGCCGAGCATCGAAGACATGAATCGTGTCTTGCGCGCGCTCGGGATGGATTTTCTGGAAGTGGCGATGGTGATTCGCGAGGTCTTGCAGGATGACGAGCCTTGCCTGACACACAAGTACAACCCGTACTTCCGCTACCCGGTCAGTGACTGGCGGGAGCCCGCGCAAGTGCGTGACGGTGAGTTATCGGTCTACGGCAAGCCGCGTTTCGAGCTGACCGATTACCACGCGCAGGGTGCTGCGTTTTGGCTGGAGGTGGTGGGCGATGCGATGACTGCGCCGACGGGCATAAGTATCGCCGAGGGCATGATGATTCTGGTCGATCCGGCCATTGTGCCGGAGCCCGGAAAACTGGTGATCGCGCAGTGGTCGGACAGCACCGAGGCGACCTTTCGCAAACTGATCGAAGAGGGCGGGCAGCGTTACCTGGTCCCGCTCAATCCGACGTATCCGAAAGCCCTTTTCACCGAGGAGTGTCGAATACTCGGCGTAGTGGTTCAGGCAACGGCCAAATTCTAA
- a CDS encoding acetyl/propionyl/methylcrotonyl-CoA carboxylase subunit alpha, with translation MSAPVLTTLLVANRGEIACRVMRTAKALGLTTVAVHSATDRDARHSREADIRVDLGGSKAADSYLQIDKLIAAAKASGAQAIHPGYGFLSENAGFARAIEEAGLIFLGPPASAIDAMGSKSAAKALMETAGVPLVPGYHGEAQDFDTFRDACERIGYPVLLKATAGGGGKGMKVVEDVSQLAEALASAQREAKSSFGDSRMLVEKYLLKPRHVEIQVFADQHGNCLYLNERDCSIQRRHQKVVEEAPAPGLSPELRRAMGEAAVRSAQAIGYVGAGTVEFLLDSRGEFFFMEMNTRLQVEHPVTEAITGLDLVAWQIRVARGEALPMSQAEVPLIGHAIEVRLYAEDPANDFLPATGRLDLYRESAAGPGRRVDSGVEEGDEISPFYDPMLGKLIAWGEDREQARLRLLSMLDEFAIGGLKTNINFLRRIIAHPAFAAAELDTGFIPRFQEQLLPAPSDLDDAFWQAAAQAVAQSQPASPRADDVSSPWGISNGFRAGLPKEITLHLSCENQDRALTLGDICTAQLKGEQLLTEHNGVRRQHRTLRRGDSVYLQWEGELRRIESYDPISAVEASHSHQGGLTAPMNGSIVRVLVEAGQTVEAGAQLVVLEAMKMEHSIRAPHAGVIKALYCQEGEMVSEGSALVELEEA, from the coding sequence ATGAGCGCACCTGTTCTCACCACCCTGCTGGTGGCCAACCGTGGCGAAATCGCCTGCCGCGTGATGCGCACCGCCAAAGCCCTGGGCCTGACCACCGTGGCCGTGCACAGCGCCACTGACCGTGACGCGCGCCACAGCCGCGAAGCGGATATCCGCGTCGACCTCGGTGGCAGCAAAGCCGCCGACAGTTACCTGCAAATCGACAAACTGATTGCTGCCGCCAAGGCCAGCGGTGCTCAGGCGATTCATCCGGGTTATGGCTTTTTGTCGGAGAACGCCGGGTTCGCCCGCGCGATTGAAGAGGCAGGCCTGATTTTCCTCGGCCCACCGGCCTCGGCCATCGACGCCATGGGCAGTAAATCCGCGGCCAAAGCGCTGATGGAAACCGCCGGCGTACCGTTGGTCCCCGGCTATCACGGCGAAGCGCAAGACTTCGACACCTTCCGCGATGCCTGCGAACGCATTGGTTATCCGGTGCTGCTCAAGGCCACCGCCGGCGGTGGCGGCAAAGGCATGAAAGTGGTCGAGGATGTCAGCCAGTTGGCCGAAGCCCTGGCCTCGGCACAGCGTGAAGCGAAATCGTCCTTCGGCGATTCGCGGATGCTGGTGGAGAAGTACCTCCTCAAACCGCGTCATGTGGAAATCCAGGTCTTCGCCGATCAGCATGGCAACTGCCTGTATCTGAATGAACGTGATTGCTCGATTCAGCGCCGGCACCAGAAAGTCGTCGAGGAAGCCCCCGCGCCAGGCTTGAGCCCGGAACTGCGTCGTGCCATGGGCGAGGCGGCTGTGCGTTCGGCGCAAGCCATCGGTTATGTCGGCGCCGGCACCGTGGAGTTTCTGCTGGATTCGCGCGGTGAGTTCTTCTTTATGGAGATGAACACGCGCCTGCAGGTGGAACACCCGGTCACCGAAGCCATCACGGGGCTCGATCTCGTGGCCTGGCAGATTCGTGTGGCTCGTGGCGAAGCGCTGCCGATGTCCCAGGCCGAGGTTCCGCTGATCGGTCACGCGATTGAAGTGCGGCTGTACGCCGAGGACCCGGCCAATGACTTCCTGCCGGCCACCGGCCGCCTGGACCTGTATCGCGAATCCGCCGCAGGCCCGGGACGTCGGGTTGATAGCGGTGTCGAGGAAGGCGATGAAATTTCGCCATTCTACGACCCGATGCTGGGCAAGCTGATTGCCTGGGGCGAGGACCGCGAACAGGCGCGTCTGCGCTTGCTGAGCATGCTCGATGAGTTTGCGATTGGCGGGCTCAAGACCAATATCAACTTCCTGCGCCGGATCATCGCGCACCCTGCGTTTGCGGCGGCAGAGCTGGACACCGGGTTTATCCCGCGTTTTCAGGAGCAATTGTTGCCAGCGCCCTCGGACCTCGATGACGCGTTCTGGCAAGCCGCTGCGCAGGCGGTTGCCCAGAGTCAGCCAGCTTCACCGCGCGCTGATGACGTGAGTTCGCCGTGGGGGATCAGTAATGGTTTCCGTGCCGGATTGCCGAAGGAAATCACCCTGCACCTGAGCTGCGAAAACCAGGACCGGGCGTTGACCCTAGGCGACATCTGCACGGCGCAACTCAAAGGTGAGCAATTGCTGACCGAGCACAACGGCGTGCGCCGCCAGCATCGGACCCTCCGTCGTGGCGACTCTGTCTATCTGCAATGGGAAGGTGAACTGCGCCGTATCGAGTCCTACGACCCGATCAGCGCCGTCGAAGCCAGCCACAGCCATCAGGGCGGTCTCACGGCCCCGATGAACGGCAGCATCGTGCGAGTCCTGGTGGAGGCCGGGCAAACGGTCGAAGCCGGGGCGCAATTGGTGGTGTTGGAAGCAATGAAAATGGAGCACAGCATTCGTGCGCCCCACGCGGGTGTGATCAAGGCCTTGTATTGCCAGGAAGGCGAAATGGTCAGCGAAGGCAGTGCGTTGGTCGAACTGGAAGAAGCGTGA
- a CDS encoding hydroxymethylglutaryl-CoA lyase — MSLPTHVRIVEVGPRDGLQNEAQPISVADKVQLVDALTAAGLGYIEVGSFVSPKWVPQMAGSAEVFAQIQRKPGVTYGALAPNLRGFEDAMAAGVKEVAVFAAASEAFSQRNINCSISESLERFVPIMEAAKQHGVSVRGYVSCVLGCPYEGNVAPEQVALVARELYAMGCYEVSLGDTIGTGTAGATRKLFEVVSASVPREKLAGHFHDTYGQAMANIYASLLEGISVFDSSIAGLGGCPYAKGASGNVATEDVVYLLNGLGIETGINLDALILAGQQICTVLGRVTGSRVAKARSAQ; from the coding sequence ATGTCCCTTCCTACCCACGTACGCATTGTCGAAGTCGGCCCACGCGACGGTCTGCAAAACGAAGCCCAGCCCATCAGCGTTGCCGACAAGGTGCAACTGGTCGACGCGCTGACCGCCGCCGGCCTTGGCTATATAGAAGTCGGCAGTTTCGTTTCGCCAAAGTGGGTGCCGCAAATGGCCGGTTCCGCCGAGGTCTTCGCGCAGATCCAGCGCAAGCCGGGCGTCACCTACGGCGCGCTCGCCCCCAACCTGCGCGGGTTTGAAGACGCAATGGCGGCGGGTGTAAAGGAGGTGGCCGTGTTCGCCGCCGCCTCCGAGGCGTTTTCCCAACGCAACATCAACTGCTCGATCAGCGAAAGCCTGGAGCGTTTCGTGCCCATCATGGAGGCGGCCAAACAACACGGCGTGAGCGTGCGCGGTTACGTGTCCTGCGTGCTGGGCTGCCCTTACGAAGGTAACGTCGCCCCCGAGCAAGTCGCCCTGGTTGCGCGCGAGCTCTATGCGATGGGCTGTTATGAAGTGTCATTGGGCGACACGATCGGCACGGGCACCGCTGGCGCCACCCGCAAGCTGTTCGAAGTGGTCTCGGCCAGCGTGCCCCGCGAAAAACTCGCCGGGCACTTCCACGACACCTACGGCCAGGCCATGGCCAACATCTACGCCAGCCTGCTGGAAGGTATCTCGGTGTTCGACAGTTCCATCGCCGGCCTCGGCGGCTGCCCGTACGCCAAGGGCGCCAGCGGTAACGTTGCCACTGAAGATGTGGTTTACCTGCTCAACGGCCTGGGAATCGAGACGGGTATCAATCTGGATGCATTGATTCTGGCCGGTCAGCAGATTTGCACGGTGTTGGGGCGTGTGACCGGTTCGCGCGTGGCCAAGGCTCGCAGCGCACAGTGA
- a CDS encoding M14-type cytosolic carboxypeptidase: MTVAKSSFDISANFDSGNIEVLDISNPLQALLAIKPDTRSQHFQWFHFKASGLHVGQEHWFRLNNASKSSYNKAWHGYQAVASYDHVNWFRVPTIFEGDCLRFSLEATATHAWFAYFEPYSRGRHDWLIEQALTKAGTELLATGKSVEGRDIQLLRKGTGAEGRRKVWMIAQQHPGEHMAEWFMEGVIERLEKHDDPVLNKLLASADLYLVPNMNPDGAFHGHLRTNAMGQDLNRAWQSASQETSPEVLFVQQQMEKYGVDLFLDIHGDEEIPYVFTAACEGNPGYTPRIEKLEEHFRSHLKHLTKDFQTKHGYTRDEPGKANMTLACNSVGQKFDCLSLTLEMPFKDNNDSPNALTGWSGKRSKQLGKDVLTTVADMIDTLR; encoded by the coding sequence ATGACCGTGGCTAAATCTTCCTTCGACATCAGTGCAAACTTCGACAGTGGCAACATTGAAGTGCTGGATATCAGCAATCCGCTTCAAGCATTGCTGGCCATCAAACCCGACACCCGCAGCCAACACTTTCAATGGTTCCACTTCAAGGCCAGCGGTCTTCACGTCGGTCAGGAGCACTGGTTTCGCCTGAACAACGCCAGCAAGTCCTCCTATAACAAGGCTTGGCACGGCTATCAGGCCGTTGCGTCCTACGACCACGTCAACTGGTTCCGCGTACCCACCATCTTCGAAGGCGACTGCCTGCGCTTCAGCCTCGAAGCCACCGCGACCCACGCCTGGTTCGCCTACTTCGAACCCTATAGCCGTGGCCGTCACGACTGGTTGATCGAACAGGCATTGACCAAAGCTGGCACCGAACTGTTGGCCACCGGCAAGAGCGTCGAAGGGCGTGACATTCAATTGCTGCGTAAAGGCACGGGTGCCGAAGGCCGGCGCAAAGTCTGGATGATCGCTCAGCAACACCCCGGCGAACACATGGCCGAATGGTTCATGGAGGGCGTCATCGAACGCCTGGAAAAACACGATGACCCGGTATTGAACAAACTGCTGGCCAGCGCCGACCTGTACCTGGTGCCGAACATGAACCCGGACGGCGCCTTCCATGGTCATCTGCGCACCAACGCCATGGGGCAGGACCTGAACCGTGCCTGGCAGAGCGCCAGTCAGGAAACCAGCCCGGAAGTGCTGTTCGTTCAGCAGCAGATGGAAAAGTATGGCGTCGACCTGTTCCTCGACATTCACGGCGATGAAGAAATCCCCTACGTGTTCACCGCTGCCTGTGAAGGCAACCCTGGATACACGCCGCGAATCGAAAAACTCGAAGAGCATTTCCGCAGCCATCTGAAACACCTGACCAAGGACTTCCAGACCAAGCATGGCTACACCCGTGATGAGCCGGGTAAAGCCAACATGACCTTGGCCTGCAACAGCGTCGGTCAGAAATTCGATTGCCTGTCCTTGACCCTGGAAATGCCGTTCAAGGACAACAACGATTCGCCGAATGCGCTCACTGGCTGGTCCGGAAAACGCTCGAAGCAATTGGGTAAAGACGTGTTGACCACCGTCGCCGACATGATCGACACCCTGCGCTGA
- a CDS encoding AMP-binding protein, which produces MDQPSASPQRSYTRGSQNKALLAMTIGQAFDNTVAQYPTGEALVVRHQQLRYTWQQLADVVDLHARALLALGLQAGDRLGIWAPNCAQWCITQFATAKIGVILVNINPAYRSSELEYVLKQSGCQWLVCAGAFKTSNYHGMLQGLVPELAEQSIGKLHSERLPDLRGVISLDAQPPSGFLPWSQLADLAASVSTEQLQERQDSLHFDQPVNIQYTSGTTGFPKGATLSHYNILNNGYMVGESLGLTANDRLVIPVPLYHCFGMVMGNLGCVTHGSTMIYPSDAFDPLLTLTTVAEEKATALYGVPTMFIAMLDQPSRAEFDLSSLRTGIMAGATCPIEVMRRVINEMHMNEVQIAYGMTETSPVSLQTGPSDELELRVTTVGRTQPQLESKIIDEAGNLVPRGTIGELCTRGYSVMLGYWNNPQGTAEAIDQAGWMHTGDLASMNDEGYVCIAGRNKDMIIRGGENVYPRELEEFFFTHPAVADVQVIGIPCSRYGEEIVAWIKFHPGHSATEQELQAWCKDRIAHFKTPRYFKFVEEFPMTVTGKIQKFRMREISIEELRENKA; this is translated from the coding sequence ATGGATCAACCCAGTGCAAGCCCGCAGCGCAGCTATACCCGAGGTTCCCAAAACAAAGCCTTGCTGGCGATGACCATCGGCCAGGCATTCGATAACACCGTTGCGCAGTACCCGACCGGGGAGGCGCTGGTCGTGCGCCATCAGCAGTTGCGATACACCTGGCAGCAACTGGCCGACGTCGTAGACCTGCACGCCAGAGCGCTTCTGGCGCTGGGCCTGCAAGCGGGTGACCGTCTCGGCATTTGGGCACCGAACTGCGCCCAGTGGTGCATCACCCAATTCGCCACGGCGAAAATCGGCGTGATTCTGGTCAACATCAACCCGGCGTATCGCAGCTCCGAACTCGAATATGTGCTCAAGCAGTCGGGTTGCCAATGGCTGGTCTGCGCCGGCGCGTTCAAAACCTCCAACTATCACGGGATGCTGCAAGGCCTCGTTCCCGAACTGGCCGAGCAATCCATCGGAAAGTTGCACAGTGAACGCCTGCCCGACCTGCGCGGTGTCATCAGTCTGGATGCGCAGCCGCCTTCAGGTTTCCTGCCGTGGTCACAATTGGCCGATCTGGCCGCCAGCGTTTCGACTGAGCAGTTGCAAGAACGCCAGGACAGCCTGCATTTCGATCAGCCGGTGAACATCCAGTACACCTCCGGCACCACCGGGTTCCCGAAAGGCGCGACCCTCAGTCACTACAATATTCTCAACAACGGTTACATGGTCGGCGAAAGCCTGGGCCTGACCGCCAATGATCGCCTGGTGATCCCGGTGCCGCTGTATCACTGCTTCGGCATGGTCATGGGCAATCTCGGCTGCGTCACTCATGGCAGCACCATGATTTACCCGAGTGATGCCTTCGATCCGCTGCTGACCCTGACCACTGTCGCTGAAGAAAAAGCCACAGCGTTGTATGGCGTACCGACCATGTTCATCGCCATGCTCGATCAGCCCAGCCGGGCCGAATTTGACCTGTCGAGCCTGCGCACCGGGATCATGGCCGGTGCAACGTGCCCGATCGAGGTGATGCGCCGGGTCATCAACGAAATGCACATGAACGAAGTGCAGATTGCCTACGGCATGACGGAAACAAGCCCGGTGTCGTTGCAGACCGGTCCGTCAGACGAACTGGAGTTGCGCGTAACCACGGTCGGTCGCACCCAGCCGCAACTGGAAAGCAAAATCATCGACGAGGCCGGCAACCTCGTGCCGCGCGGCACCATTGGCGAACTGTGCACCCGTGGTTACAGCGTGATGCTCGGCTATTGGAACAACCCGCAAGGCACGGCGGAAGCCATTGATCAGGCCGGCTGGATGCATACCGGCGACCTGGCGAGCATGAACGACGAAGGCTATGTGTGCATTGCCGGACGCAACAAGGACATGATCATCCGTGGCGGTGAAAATGTTTACCCACGGGAGTTGGAAGAGTTCTTCTTCACCCACCCGGCGGTGGCTGACGTGCAGGTGATCGGCATCCCGTGCTCGCGTTATGGCGAAGAGATTGTCGCCTGGATCAAATTCCACCCTGGCCACAGCGCTACCGAGCAAGAGCTGCAAGCCTGGTGCAAGGATCGCATCGCGCACTTCAAGACGCCGCGTTACTTCAAATTCGTCGAGGAGTTTCCGATGACGGTGACTGGCAAGATCCAGAAATTCCGTATGCGTGAGATCAGTATCGAAGAATTGCGCGAGAACAAAGCCTGA
- a CDS encoding MerR family DNA-binding transcriptional regulator, giving the protein MSSQTYSISDLARELDITTRAIRFYEEQGLLSPERRGQERIYSPRDKVSLKLILRGKRIGFSLAECRELIELYDPTGGNQKQLQTMLTKIAERREQLEQQMLDIEQMKLELDTAQERCVQALEQTIKSQQVV; this is encoded by the coding sequence ATGAGCAGCCAGACCTATAGCATTTCCGACCTCGCCCGCGAGCTCGACATCACCACGCGGGCCATCCGCTTTTATGAAGAGCAAGGCCTGCTCAGCCCCGAACGTCGCGGTCAGGAACGCATCTATTCGCCCCGCGACAAGGTCAGTCTGAAACTGATCCTGCGAGGCAAGCGCATAGGCTTCTCGCTGGCCGAATGCCGCGAGCTGATCGAGCTATACGACCCGACCGGTGGCAATCAGAAACAACTGCAAACCATGCTGACCAAAATCGCCGAACGCCGCGAACAGCTGGAGCAGCAAATGCTCGACATCGAACAGATGAAGCTGGAACTGGATACCGCGCAGGAGCGTTGCGTCCAGGCGCTGGAGCAAACGATCAAGAGCCAACAGGTCGTGTAG